From a single Lewinella sp. LCG006 genomic region:
- a CDS encoding HYR domain-containing protein, producing MKKLFIPCLVVLLWGLLGISNINAQCNPSCVQTTNLNFSTGWDELAGAVISAGQIDPHWRLMNIPPVTGTLPASVATPTAYAINPINTTWNVIPGSMPLSMANQAAFGPNNANPTQPWRFRRYFCVCQDTEVLLSGRIKADDTGSLTLYDGSGSPMPFSVALPAAPNTNNFNVGVPFNQALFLPAGNYYFEFSLFNTNAVASGFAVQGTMTSVSSLSLYDEQLGCCAVSVITGQKILDNDCNQQFDPTVDQVGVGFVFDLIDNSTGNVVSTTQSDAFGEFEFNNLPPGSYTVRERQQIGWLGSPLSIQVTLGALDVQTVTFFNCPFTPTVWAGCVYGDVTANPTNIRDEKGLALAYDGGFFGSNNTHTFCSTNVPLGLQGDQQIVAKQWDNATGALQPNATLSDFTDVDPGAQTIENFHVIRTAMPCSGGTFAAVGTTNSGNNKDVFYAEYSTNGVMLSYADVTSTPGLNRESVHELISLTNNDLMWIGTQIPAPPPAPVSQVIVSVLTSCPSNISHQTFQFTDATGPVAATGRSVLELDTPLPGHPNARYALTGAKGNKAYLLLLDAALVPTFAICYDIDGDPGTREETVRIRRDGDDLFLIGNSRSVSLTASPNERIFLLKLGFASPTPIPLILVNKLYNLSGGGEKVVDAEINFNGDLILTGVSALPTSITSSADPELQKTFLMGLDPFGNQLWLNQVLLQEGSEPADLQLQPIIDQINIIGSCWTNETVTTDIGTIINVRKFDEMFLQATPFGELTINTGCLGSLEASVVNPTAVLSDFIPTATTPAFDFIAGSLYHDDYFVRPEFCFNGQGGGDVICDSLQITATSIPNPDGLCCYELDYVNNSPGPVYELCIKAISSVTFSNIAVDPALTYTLNAAGDEIRIRSASGPALPFGQLPAAIQYCVAGAGNFFAVNYFWKDISGNIVCEDLGEIACSNFECDFTWEADCCEVQFFASTTGTSTYIYEWDILCDNPASPELTGQNPSWTFPGTGTYPVCLSVIDAATGAVCTVQKQVTVTDNPPTLTCPPDITISTDPGLCTATLPLVDPMATDDCTTMFVFGCTMSGATTGPAISPVTLNKGITTITCATEDSKGQLATCTYNITVEDQEPPVITCPAPIVTSVAACDGGANVTFLPPTFADNCPMVTYVCSHQSGDFFPCGTTMVTCTATDMAGNQTTCSFPVTVNCECAEVDSGEIECTDVDDQFAFSFTVIDLTGAGPGACTINAISTQAGVTISNVTITGTGPAYTVGGLATISPPPVPNTISITINVSCVCPDGAVHDCSFTRTLATPCCKEISVDPQEVCKTGGTVQIPLLGCNTLYDVQQVRWYIADAPCPPSSWTLIQVSNGCADLNLSPIYHNGDVCVYAEVDMGPDAGPCTMLTSNIATITLCEPVSCNLSSDQAYCWVGSAITPAPLTVNLSTTACLDNIRWFDPQGNPIPAADGQLTYQPPALSFTLANTECSQSYTYRVEVSNECGTQSCSATIRLDNEDAPVGTLTLLPPDTNPLCYGEDVILEYEPECAGTPERWDWFLRLDAVPTYTPLTANGDRNPLYYSNRLYADTWVKVEKTNGVCPTDEIEILLEVIDPITINAFTAQYDDVCTPTAVDLSVDFDPNPADPGCTYTVTWYRNGQVIHTMSGVTSAPVNYTYNGLPLSGNYYCVVESTCCPGAVRSQVVTLDKPMEVYVAGPCFRCNCDTITLNGIVLNPLSGFNCTYQWYDNGVAIPGETGIDLVVDFTWDGPFTFEVTCVNGGTTCVKVDTFNLLQCGDREPCTVSVDEEFRLPARIFPNPTEGIIQVELTEADHLPRLELFDLQGKLLLQKTYSSAQSRYQLDIRSLPAGVYILRSFSQEGKILIEQVIKQ from the coding sequence ATGAAAAAGCTATTTATCCCTTGCCTAGTCGTCCTGCTGTGGGGACTGCTGGGTATCTCAAACATAAATGCCCAGTGTAATCCCAGCTGTGTGCAAACAACCAATCTTAATTTCAGTACCGGCTGGGACGAACTTGCTGGTGCGGTGATAAGTGCCGGTCAGATTGATCCTCATTGGCGATTGATGAACATTCCTCCAGTGACGGGTACACTGCCAGCTTCGGTGGCTACGCCTACGGCCTACGCGATCAATCCGATTAACACTACCTGGAATGTTATTCCGGGCAGTATGCCTTTGTCAATGGCCAACCAGGCTGCTTTCGGGCCTAATAATGCCAACCCTACACAGCCTTGGCGGTTTCGGCGCTACTTCTGTGTCTGCCAGGACACGGAAGTACTCCTCAGTGGCCGCATCAAAGCAGATGATACGGGTTCGCTGACGCTTTATGATGGTAGTGGGAGTCCGATGCCATTTTCGGTAGCATTACCCGCTGCGCCGAATACCAATAACTTCAATGTGGGGGTGCCCTTTAACCAGGCGCTTTTCCTGCCAGCGGGCAACTATTATTTTGAGTTTTCCTTGTTCAATACCAATGCTGTCGCCAGTGGCTTTGCGGTGCAGGGAACGATGACGAGCGTCAGTAGCCTTTCGCTTTACGATGAGCAATTGGGCTGTTGCGCCGTTTCCGTCATTACCGGGCAGAAAATATTGGATAATGATTGTAATCAGCAATTTGACCCAACGGTAGATCAGGTAGGGGTTGGGTTCGTTTTTGATTTGATTGATAACAGCACCGGAAACGTCGTTTCTACCACCCAGAGTGATGCTTTTGGTGAATTTGAGTTTAATAATTTGCCACCTGGCAGTTATACCGTTCGGGAAAGACAGCAAATAGGCTGGCTTGGCTCACCTTTGAGCATTCAGGTGACACTTGGCGCTTTAGATGTACAAACCGTTACTTTTTTCAATTGCCCGTTCACACCCACCGTATGGGCGGGTTGTGTCTACGGTGATGTCACCGCTAACCCTACGAACATACGAGATGAAAAAGGCTTGGCACTGGCCTACGATGGCGGTTTTTTTGGAAGTAATAATACCCATACTTTTTGCAGTACCAATGTCCCTCTAGGCCTACAAGGTGACCAGCAGATTGTGGCTAAACAATGGGACAATGCCACTGGTGCCCTCCAACCTAATGCGACCCTAAGTGATTTTACAGACGTAGACCCAGGGGCACAAACGATTGAGAATTTTCACGTCATAAGAACCGCTATGCCTTGTAGCGGCGGCACCTTTGCCGCAGTAGGCACCACTAATAGTGGCAATAATAAGGATGTCTTTTACGCCGAATACAGTACCAATGGCGTGATGCTTTCCTATGCGGACGTTACGAGTACACCGGGCCTGAACCGGGAGAGTGTTCACGAACTTATATCGCTTACTAACAATGACTTGATGTGGATAGGGACCCAAATTCCTGCGCCACCGCCTGCTCCGGTTAGTCAGGTCATTGTCTCGGTCTTGACGAGTTGCCCTTCAAATATAAGCCACCAGACGTTCCAGTTTACAGATGCTACTGGCCCCGTTGCGGCTACGGGCCGTTCGGTGCTGGAGCTGGATACCCCTTTGCCAGGGCACCCCAACGCAAGATATGCACTGACGGGAGCCAAAGGTAATAAGGCCTATCTCCTCTTGTTGGATGCTGCCCTCGTGCCCACTTTCGCTATTTGTTATGATATTGATGGTGACCCCGGCACTCGGGAAGAGACTGTCCGTATTCGCCGAGATGGGGATGATCTTTTTCTAATAGGCAATTCCCGTAGTGTCAGCTTGACGGCCAGCCCTAATGAGCGGATTTTTTTACTGAAACTTGGCTTTGCGAGCCCTACGCCTATCCCCTTAATTTTGGTGAATAAGTTGTACAACCTCTCTGGCGGTGGCGAAAAGGTAGTAGATGCAGAAATTAATTTCAATGGCGACCTGATACTGACCGGAGTATCGGCATTGCCCACATCAATAACTTCCTCGGCTGACCCTGAATTGCAAAAGACCTTTTTAATGGGACTGGATCCATTTGGTAATCAACTATGGTTGAACCAGGTCTTACTACAAGAAGGGTCGGAGCCTGCCGACTTGCAGCTGCAACCTATTATCGATCAGATTAATATTATTGGTTCTTGCTGGACCAATGAAACCGTGACGACCGATATTGGTACAATCATCAATGTCCGTAAATTTGATGAGATGTTCCTGCAAGCTACCCCTTTCGGGGAACTCACTATCAATACAGGATGTCTGGGTTCACTAGAAGCTTCGGTTGTAAATCCTACTGCCGTACTCAGTGATTTTATTCCTACTGCCACCACTCCTGCCTTTGATTTTATTGCGGGTTCATTGTACCATGATGATTACTTCGTACGTCCTGAATTTTGCTTCAATGGACAGGGAGGTGGTGATGTTATTTGTGATAGCCTGCAGATTACGGCGACCAGTATTCCAAATCCCGATGGTTTGTGTTGTTACGAATTGGATTATGTCAACAACTCCCCTGGACCCGTTTATGAGCTGTGTATAAAAGCCATAAGCTCGGTCACTTTTTCCAATATTGCCGTCGATCCTGCGCTGACTTACACCCTTAATGCCGCTGGTGATGAGATCAGGATTCGTAGTGCCAGTGGCCCTGCTTTGCCCTTTGGTCAGCTACCGGCAGCTATCCAGTATTGTGTGGCGGGTGCGGGGAATTTCTTTGCGGTCAACTATTTTTGGAAAGACATTAGTGGTAATATCGTTTGCGAAGACCTCGGGGAGATCGCTTGTTCTAATTTTGAATGCGACTTCACCTGGGAGGCCGATTGTTGTGAGGTGCAATTCTTTGCTTCCACTACTGGTACCAGCACTTATATCTACGAATGGGATATTCTTTGTGATAACCCCGCCAGCCCTGAACTGACGGGCCAAAATCCCAGCTGGACTTTCCCGGGAACGGGTACATATCCAGTATGCCTGAGCGTGATAGATGCCGCTACCGGAGCAGTCTGCACCGTCCAAAAGCAAGTCACCGTCACCGATAATCCCCCCACACTTACCTGCCCGCCAGATATTACGATCTCCACCGACCCCGGCTTGTGTACTGCGACCCTTCCGCTGGTAGACCCTATGGCGACCGATGATTGTACCACCATGTTTGTTTTTGGCTGTACCATGTCGGGGGCAACCACCGGCCCGGCGATTTCACCCGTAACCCTCAATAAAGGCATCACCACCATCACCTGTGCCACCGAAGACAGCAAGGGCCAACTGGCTACTTGTACCTACAACATTACGGTGGAAGATCAGGAGCCACCCGTAATCACTTGCCCGGCCCCGATCGTAACATCTGTAGCCGCCTGTGACGGTGGTGCTAATGTCACCTTTCTGCCACCAACCTTCGCCGACAACTGCCCGATGGTTACTTACGTTTGCAGCCACCAAAGTGGCGACTTCTTTCCCTGTGGGACTACGATGGTTACTTGCACAGCTACTGATATGGCTGGTAACCAAACGACGTGCAGTTTTCCGGTAACGGTCAATTGTGAATGCGCAGAAGTAGATAGTGGAGAGATCGAATGTACTGATGTAGACGACCAGTTTGCCTTTTCTTTTACAGTGATTGATCTGACCGGAGCAGGCCCGGGAGCTTGTACCATCAATGCGATTAGCACGCAGGCTGGTGTGACGATCAGCAACGTTACCATCACAGGTACGGGGCCGGCATATACAGTAGGTGGTTTAGCGACCATTTCTCCACCACCGGTGCCTAACACCATCAGCATTACGATCAACGTCAGCTGTGTCTGTCCGGATGGTGCCGTCCATGATTGCTCTTTTACCCGGACGCTGGCAACGCCTTGCTGTAAGGAAATCTCCGTTGACCCGCAGGAAGTGTGTAAAACGGGCGGAACTGTACAAATACCATTACTCGGTTGCAATACGCTCTACGATGTGCAACAGGTACGTTGGTACATCGCCGACGCACCCTGCCCGCCTAGCAGCTGGACCTTGATTCAGGTAAGCAATGGCTGTGCTGATCTCAATCTTAGTCCGATTTACCACAACGGTGATGTCTGTGTCTACGCAGAAGTTGATATGGGACCCGACGCGGGACCATGTACCATGCTGACAAGCAATATTGCGACCATTACGCTTTGCGAACCAGTGAGTTGCAACCTGTCATCAGATCAGGCTTATTGCTGGGTAGGAAGTGCCATCACCCCTGCGCCACTTACGGTAAACTTGAGTACTACCGCCTGTTTGGATAATATCAGATGGTTTGATCCGCAAGGCAACCCGATACCTGCTGCCGATGGTCAACTTACCTACCAGCCACCCGCTCTGAGCTTTACCCTGGCCAATACGGAGTGTTCCCAGTCGTATACTTATCGGGTAGAGGTGAGCAATGAATGTGGCACCCAAAGCTGTAGTGCGACCATCCGCCTGGACAACGAGGATGCGCCAGTAGGTACCCTCACTTTACTGCCACCGGATACCAACCCGCTCTGTTATGGCGAAGATGTTATTCTGGAATACGAGCCGGAATGCGCGGGTACGCCCGAACGCTGGGACTGGTTCCTACGCCTGGATGCCGTGCCTACTTACACGCCGCTCACGGCCAATGGTGATCGCAACCCGCTGTATTACTCCAACCGCCTGTACGCGGATACCTGGGTGAAGGTGGAAAAGACCAACGGCGTCTGCCCAACCGATGAGATTGAAATCTTGCTGGAAGTCATTGATCCGATCACGATCAATGCGTTTACGGCCCAGTATGATGATGTATGTACGCCTACTGCCGTCGACCTGAGTGTGGATTTTGACCCTAATCCTGCTGATCCTGGCTGTACCTATACGGTCACCTGGTACCGCAATGGACAAGTTATTCACACGATGAGTGGTGTTACCAGTGCGCCGGTAAACTACACTTATAATGGGCTTCCATTATCAGGAAACTATTACTGCGTAGTAGAAAGTACTTGCTGCCCCGGAGCGGTGCGTAGCCAGGTGGTCACCTTGGATAAACCGATGGAGGTTTATGTTGCCGGCCCTTGCTTCCGCTGCAACTGTGACACGATCACCTTGAATGGCATCGTCCTTAATCCATTGAGTGGCTTCAATTGCACCTACCAATGGTATGACAACGGGGTAGCTATTCCGGGAGAAACAGGTATAGATTTGGTCGTAGATTTTACCTGGGATGGTCCCTTTACTTTTGAGGTGACTTGTGTAAATGGTGGCACGACTTGCGTCAAGGTCGATACGTTTAACTTATTGCAATGTGGGGATCGCGAACCATGCACCGTCTCCGTGGATGAGGAGTTTAGGCTGCCGGCTCGAATATTCCCCAATCCCACGGAAGGGATTATCCAGGTTGAATTGACCGAAGCGGATCATTTACCGCGCTTGGAGTTGTTTGATTTGCAAGGAAAACTACTCCTTCAAAAAACCTACTCATCAGCGCAGTCCCGCTATCAGCTGGACATTCGTTCCTTACCTGCTGGTGTATATATTTTAAGAAGTTTCAGCCAGGAAGGTAAGATTTTGATTGAACAAGTGATTAAACAGTAA
- a CDS encoding T9SS type A sorting domain-containing protein produces the protein MRFPFILMICLLLMAVSTVAAQSTWENTFSKPDHDFRDYSITTAVDGSGDVVIAGTLHNKLTDERHIHVLRLNDKDGSVIFEFVYTATGNSWAKSITAFQDGSNTGYAITGYVDDGGVNRTVVLMLDENGVVTQTKVLEQLSATTNGMGLHIAATPDAFNDGFVIVGMVHEPLNGGDLRGPDKQSFCVKLDQNLGVVWEKYFDSNVGPLYTLDWDVANFVTPTDQGYFITGGKNGLTVIGQQRQGILALMLDGAGNQLWDASYYTGNSIDMGASAWYDQSNQKVYVLANISVSHHLGISVFDALTGALDASQSFEASSSNFELDKYGHTLVKSPYADHLTIQGRALDYSWSGGTNQGQIGFLVNYNLSAQSFGVHYLEPNNSAALNSISTFDPLIPEAISAWYYPQALVNLDALSGAMLSYWGGAGDDAGLLVRKFRHSSPDNYEFCEEGNSILLDVVNPVLGDPGVNLTESNPSAITASPGFADAPEATFLATNCQEMPPLPSMKTFDVTYQLEPDTLLNTMDLGVEVVQASNGNYFTIGHSVINGELEMVVARYGVDGTVLGPPQIWIHPSSTFLEVVEVEELRDAAGITTGLLVLLYEDNTGSDKMHLAKLDATGLLLWIKELSLGDPAVSEVQPYDFVLHGDLAVITGAATVGSTTKTFITTYDHVAMLSGCANVLDINPGSGAAHSGRVVVNREDELHYGIAGLLNNDLIYLEVEYDCSYFASNLALSYWVDNNNTTKDIPVEIIYQQSPLVLAIVGYQESSNRFFIQLGQLVSFYQYSGAEVVVNDAVVNPLNNSTVVVAGNLRANGNSTAFLAGIDLFDLISSNNGLQWSQTYNDAEYPESQVYDITPTADGGYAFTGGSIQKDRPSTGFGRLNYFDTWLVKTDGQGGLGNCDCSAPIAWNFSSGGGTGAPTVFNGLTSLAAVAATTTQHGLHDAEYVCDRYCPMPDPEPFCTEDNLIQNGNFEQGTPTPSDEDITNASFWGPIWQPTAGFSTADFYNTSQLLPSGLATPLPASQGNFGGMWSAYVGGQVFREGMMNELVNTILPNTGQYELSFKVACLGGYFTNPELSIWGVNAPGLATGASPVSFSMPTNDGFFGGANSFEFATYPFPSNCDEQFVTLTFVLNSADPGFPAAGINHLFFTRKDGMAGGVYIALDDVCLRPLQCCESETAFTNAMNDFTINVNGATTTVSNPSLADCDELSIAWGDGQVELINANLLPISHVYTGSGQYNICIDVMEVADDGTVCFSDQYCNMISETSLVQSTNEVKVFPNPTDGLTTVKWEEAGGFTQVSIMDVNGRVLIQEALDPSDYVMQIDMSRLSSGVYLLLLSTNTGELVSKRIVRQ, from the coding sequence ATGCGATTCCCTTTTATTCTGATGATCTGCTTGTTACTGATGGCGGTCTCTACGGTTGCTGCTCAGTCGACTTGGGAAAACACCTTCTCCAAGCCTGATCATGATTTTCGTGATTATTCCATCACTACGGCGGTTGATGGGTCAGGAGATGTAGTGATTGCGGGCACTTTACATAACAAGCTCACCGACGAGCGACATATTCATGTACTTCGGCTCAATGACAAGGATGGCAGTGTCATCTTTGAATTTGTTTACACCGCTACTGGTAACAGCTGGGCCAAGAGCATTACGGCCTTTCAGGATGGGAGCAATACAGGCTATGCCATCACGGGTTATGTAGACGATGGCGGTGTCAACCGTACGGTCGTGCTGATGCTCGATGAGAACGGTGTAGTCACTCAGACCAAGGTACTGGAACAACTCTCCGCCACCACCAATGGTATGGGCTTGCACATCGCAGCTACACCGGATGCCTTCAATGATGGTTTTGTTATTGTAGGCATGGTACACGAGCCCCTGAATGGAGGTGATCTTCGAGGCCCGGATAAGCAGTCATTTTGCGTCAAGCTGGATCAGAACCTGGGCGTGGTTTGGGAAAAGTACTTTGACTCCAACGTGGGGCCGCTGTATACCTTGGATTGGGATGTAGCCAATTTTGTGACGCCCACCGATCAGGGCTACTTTATTACCGGAGGGAAGAACGGCCTTACCGTAATCGGTCAACAACGCCAGGGTATTTTAGCGCTGATGCTCGATGGTGCTGGCAACCAGCTATGGGATGCGAGTTACTACACCGGGAATTCCATTGACATGGGCGCGAGTGCCTGGTACGATCAGAGCAATCAAAAGGTATATGTATTGGCCAATATTTCTGTTAGTCACCATCTGGGGATCAGTGTCTTTGATGCACTTACCGGGGCCTTGGATGCGAGCCAATCCTTCGAAGCATCTTCCAGTAATTTCGAACTGGATAAATACGGCCATACTTTGGTCAAATCACCTTATGCCGATCATCTGACGATTCAAGGTAGAGCACTGGACTATTCCTGGTCGGGTGGTACGAATCAGGGGCAGATCGGTTTTTTGGTGAATTACAATTTGTCGGCCCAGTCGTTTGGGGTGCATTATTTAGAACCAAACAATTCTGCTGCCCTCAATAGCATTAGCACCTTTGACCCATTGATTCCCGAAGCCATTAGTGCCTGGTACTACCCACAGGCCTTGGTCAATCTGGATGCACTGAGCGGAGCGATGCTTTCTTATTGGGGAGGTGCTGGTGATGATGCGGGCTTATTGGTGAGGAAATTTCGCCATTCCAGCCCTGACAACTACGAGTTTTGTGAAGAGGGGAACAGTATTCTTTTGGATGTTGTGAATCCGGTGCTGGGGGATCCTGGCGTCAACTTAACGGAAAGCAACCCCAGTGCTATCACTGCAAGCCCTGGTTTTGCCGATGCTCCGGAGGCTACTTTTTTAGCCACCAATTGCCAGGAAATGCCACCGCTCCCAAGCATGAAAACCTTTGATGTTACTTATCAATTAGAACCAGATACCTTGTTGAATACGATGGACTTGGGCGTGGAGGTCGTTCAGGCAAGCAACGGCAATTATTTCACGATCGGCCATTCAGTGATCAATGGTGAATTGGAAATGGTGGTTGCTCGTTATGGTGTTGATGGGACGGTGTTGGGTCCTCCCCAGATTTGGATACACCCCAGTAGCACTTTTCTGGAAGTGGTTGAAGTAGAAGAGCTACGTGATGCAGCCGGTATTACGACGGGTTTGCTGGTACTGCTCTATGAAGACAATACAGGATCCGACAAAATGCACCTTGCTAAATTGGATGCTACCGGGTTGCTACTTTGGATAAAGGAGTTGAGCCTGGGAGATCCAGCGGTGAGCGAAGTACAACCCTATGATTTTGTTTTGCACGGTGATCTGGCGGTTATCACGGGAGCAGCTACCGTTGGTAGTACTACAAAAACCTTCATCACGACTTACGATCATGTAGCCATGTTGAGCGGTTGTGCCAACGTGTTGGATATTAATCCGGGCAGTGGAGCCGCACACAGCGGACGGGTGGTAGTAAACCGTGAGGATGAACTCCATTATGGTATCGCAGGGCTGCTGAACAATGACCTGATCTACCTTGAGGTAGAGTACGATTGCTCCTATTTTGCTTCCAATTTGGCCCTTAGTTATTGGGTAGACAACAACAACACAACCAAGGATATCCCTGTAGAAATTATTTACCAACAGTCGCCCCTGGTTTTAGCCATTGTTGGCTATCAGGAAAGCAGCAATCGCTTCTTTATACAACTGGGCCAACTGGTCAGTTTTTATCAATATTCAGGAGCTGAGGTTGTGGTGAATGACGCAGTGGTAAATCCACTGAATAACAGCACTGTTGTAGTAGCAGGGAACCTTCGTGCCAATGGAAATAGTACCGCTTTTTTGGCGGGCATTGATCTTTTTGACTTGATAAGCTCCAATAATGGTTTGCAATGGTCGCAGACTTATAATGATGCTGAATACCCGGAAAGTCAGGTATACGATATTACTCCAACTGCTGATGGAGGTTATGCCTTCACCGGTGGCAGCATCCAAAAAGATCGTCCTTCTACTGGTTTTGGAAGACTCAACTATTTTGATACCTGGTTGGTGAAAACCGATGGTCAAGGCGGCTTAGGCAATTGTGATTGTTCAGCGCCGATTGCGTGGAATTTTTCCAGCGGTGGCGGCACCGGTGCACCCACGGTATTCAACGGGCTGACCAGCCTGGCTGCTGTTGCTGCTACGACCACCCAGCACGGTTTGCACGATGCGGAGTACGTATGCGATCGTTATTGTCCTATGCCAGACCCCGAACCGTTTTGTACGGAAGATAACCTCATTCAGAATGGAAATTTTGAACAAGGTACGCCTACCCCCTCGGATGAAGACATTACCAATGCCAGCTTCTGGGGCCCTATCTGGCAACCTACTGCTGGATTTAGTACAGCCGATTTTTACAATACCAGCCAATTACTCCCTAGTGGCCTGGCTACTCCTTTACCCGCCAGCCAGGGCAATTTTGGGGGTATGTGGAGTGCCTATGTTGGTGGGCAGGTTTTTCGGGAAGGGATGATGAATGAATTGGTAAACACTATTTTGCCCAATACGGGACAATACGAACTAAGCTTCAAAGTAGCCTGCCTTGGGGGCTATTTTACCAATCCTGAACTAAGTATTTGGGGCGTTAATGCCCCTGGTTTAGCCACCGGAGCCAGCCCAGTCAGCTTCAGTATGCCTACCAATGACGGCTTTTTTGGCGGGGCGAATAGTTTTGAATTTGCCACCTATCCATTTCCAAGCAATTGTGATGAGCAATTTGTTACCCTCACTTTTGTACTGAATTCCGCCGACCCAGGGTTTCCTGCTGCCGGGATTAATCACCTCTTTTTTACCCGCAAGGATGGAATGGCAGGAGGTGTTTATATCGCGCTGGATGATGTGTGCCTTCGTCCATTGCAGTGTTGCGAAAGTGAGACGGCTTTCACAAATGCGATGAACGATTTTACCATCAATGTCAATGGTGCAACGACGACTGTGAGCAATCCCAGCCTGGCTGATTGTGATGAACTTAGTATTGCTTGGGGTGATGGACAGGTAGAACTCATCAATGCGAACCTGCTGCCGATAAGCCATGTGTATACGGGCTCCGGGCAGTACAATATTTGCATTGACGTTATGGAAGTTGCGGATGACGGTACGGTCTGTTTTAGCGATCAATACTGTAATATGATTAGTGAAACTTCCTTGGTACAATCAACTAATGAAGTAAAAGTCTTCCCTAACCCCACGGATGGACTGACTACTGTGAAGTGGGAAGAAGCTGGTGGATTTACACAGGTTTCAATAATGGACGTCAATGGGCGTGTTTTAATTCAAGAAGCCCTTGATCCAAGTGATTATGTTATGCAAATTGATATGAGCCGTTTGTCCAGTGGTGTTTATCTCCTGCTACTCAGCACGAATACAGGAGAGCTCGTGAGCAAACGAATAGTTAGGCAATAA